Proteins encoded within one genomic window of Brassica rapa cultivar Chiifu-401-42 chromosome A09, CAAS_Brap_v3.01, whole genome shotgun sequence:
- the LOC103841409 gene encoding uncharacterized protein LOC103841409 isoform X2 — protein MSNCRFLYHNGVVLEAPPVATFLQSLPGAYTTTRTIDSGTSFLFWERHMKRLSSSIRILLDSKPELLFSSGSSSRFWLNQMAHESSVYDLVNGSMSKAMSSVVVKERGRLCGEELAVTVLVNGNAEKLSRLGDEKVVDCLDVWLHIGGYSLGVGEKAASLALVGSGRDVANAKYSDWVRLRTPLEKFRPPSTTELLLSNDGDHLLEGCVTNFFVVCRKSSSGSLYGESLREFEVQTAPVTDGVLPGVIREIVIEVCLSKGIPYRERAPSWSERELWEEAFITSSLRIVQHVGTIKVPVGSLEALACTKPEEIEWKEKRFEEGPGMITKLIQKAITERGIEEGFPLKDLYD, from the exons atgtcgaaTTGCAGGTTTCTCTACCACAACGGCGTCGTTTTGGAGGCTCCTCCCGTCGCTACCTTCCTTCAATCTCTCCCCG GTGCTTATACAACGACGAGAACGATAGACAGTGGGACTAGCTTCTTGTTCTGGGAGAGACATATGAAGAGACTTTCCAGCTCGATTCGTATCCTTTTGGATTCAAAGCCTGAGCTTTTGTTCAGCTCTGGGTCGTCATCGAGGTTCTGGTTGAATCAAATGGCTCATGAGTCGAGTGTGTACGATTTAGTCAATGGGTCTATGAGCAAGGCTATGAGTTCTGTTGTGGTGAAGGAAAGGGGGAGACTTTGTGGAGAAGAGTTAGCTGTAACGGTTCTTGTTAATGGTAATGCGGAGAAGTTGAGTAGGTTGGGTGATGAAAAGGTTGTGGATTGTCTGGATGTGTGGTTGCATATAGGTGGATACTCTTTAGGTGTTGGAGAAAAGGCTGCGAGTTTGGCTTTGGTTGGTAGTGGAAGAGATGTTGCTAATGCTAAGTACTCAGACTGGGTAAG GCTGAGGACGCCTCTGGAGAAGTTTAGACCTCCTTCGACTACTGAGCTTCTTTTGTCGAATGATGGTGATCATTTGCTGGAGGGTTGCGTCACAAACTTCTTTGTGGTTTGCCGCAAG TCATCATCTGGCAGTCTTTACGGTGAGAGTTTGAGGGAGTTTGAAGTGCAGACTGCACCTGTAACTGACGGTGTGCTTCCAGGAGTTATAAGAGAAATTGTCATCGA AGTATGCTTAAGCAAGGGGATTCCATACCGCGAGAGAGCACCTTCGTGGTCTGAGCGTGAGCTTTGGGAAGAAGCCTTCATTACAA GTAGTCTGAGGATTGTGCAGCACGTTGGGACGATTAAAGTACCGGTTGGTTCATTGGAGGCATTGGCTTGTACAAAACCAGAGGAGATTGAATGGAAGGAGAAAAGGTTTGAGGAAGGACCTGGAATGATCACTAAATTAATCCAG AAAGCGATAACGGAGAGAGGAATCGAAGAAGGATTCCCCTTGAAGGACTTGTATGATTGA
- the LOC103841410 gene encoding pentatricopeptide repeat-containing protein At3g54980, mitochondrial yields MRSLLAFRKIPPPFLLRCLIHCKPFCSQSRFPTESDNPSPQVNENPPTSSSSVVVVANLSTRKPEHKDESRVIDALLDRRNDPESALRFYNWARPGSFEVGDSFWLLIHILVSSPESHGRARDLLQRYVSSSSPMPRVLVCNLVESAKSFGFEVKALPFSYLLNAYTKERRTDCAVECIKLMIELGLAPYVRYVNNTLSALVRRNSINEAKELYGKMVATGLVAGDKATAHLLMRASLREEKPEEALEVFSKAIEREEEPDGLLYSLAIQACCKTVNLGMAFGLLSEMKEKKLCVSQETYTSVIVALVKQDRVEEAVRLKDEMVSEGIPMSVIAATSLIKGHCKNGDLGSALEMFRKMEKEGPSPNRVTFSVLIEWFSKSGEMERVLEFYKKMEALGITPSSFQVHSVIQVCLKGQRPEHGLKLFEEYFETGSANIFICNSMLSWLCKQGKIDETKDLLRKMESRGLGPNVVSYNNVMLALCRTKRLDLALTVFSEMLEKDIKPNDYTYSTLIDGCFKNHDFHNAWEIIAQMNSSDIEVNEVVYHTVINGLCKAGQSSKARDMLEDLMREKRVCVGCMSYNTIIDGFIKESRMDSAVAAYREMCGNGVSPNVVTYTCMMDGLCKNSRMDQALEMRKEMKEKGLKLDVPAYGALIDGFCKKGEMKSASALFSELFKEGLNPNKAVYNSLISGFRNLGNMEAAIDLYKKMLKDGLRCDLRTYTTLVYGLLKEGNLIMAFGLYTEMQGLDIVADEIMCSVIVNGLSKVGQFVEVVKMFEEMKKNDVTPNVFIYNAVIAGHFKEGNLDEAFRLHDEMLDKGLVPDGVTFDILVRGKYGESQCIGVESL; encoded by the coding sequence ATGCGATCTTTATTAGCTTTCAGAAAAATTCCACCGCCGTTTCTTCTTCGTTGCTTGATTCACTGTAAACCCTTTTGCTCACAGTCTCGATTTCCTACTGAATCCGACAACCCAAGCCCACAAGTCAACGAGAATCCacccacctcctcctcctccgtagTAGTAGTAGCGAATCTCTCGACTAGAAAGCCTGAACATAAAGACGAATCGCGTGTAATCGACGCGCTTCTGGACCGGAGGAACGACCCGGAATCAGCTCTTCGGTTCTACAACTGGGCTAGACCTGGAAGTTTCGAGGTCGGTGACTCCTTCTGGTTACTCATTCACATTCTAGTCAGCTCTCCCGAGAGCCACGGACGCGCACGTGACTTGCTCCAACGGTATGTTTCATCAAGCAGTCCAATGCCAAGAGTATTAGTCTGTAACTTGGTGGAATCAGCGAAGTCGTTTGGGTTTGAAGTAAAGGCGTTACCTTTTAGTTACTTGTTGAATGCTTACACCAAAGAGAGGAGGACTGATTGTGCTGTGGAGTGTATTAAACTAATGATAGAGCTAGGTTTGGCTCCTTACGTTAGATATGTGAACAACACTTTAAGTGCTTTAGTTAGAAGGAACTCGATAAACGAAGCTAAGGAGCTCTATGGTAAGATGGTCGCTACTGGTCTTGTTGCTGGTGATAAAGCCACTGCTCATTTATTAATGCGAGCGAGTTTAAGAGAAGAGAAACCTGAGGAGGCTTTGGAGGTTTTTAGTAAAGCTATCGAGAGAGAAGAGGAGCCTGACGGTTTGCTTTACAGTCTTGCTATCCAAGCTTGCTGCAAGACGGTTAATTTGGGTATGGCGTTTGGTTTGTTGAGtgagatgaaggagaagaagttGTGTGTTTCGCAGGAGACGTATACTTCTGTGATAGTGGCTTTGGTGAAGCAAGATAGGGTGGAGGAGGCGGTTAGGTTGAAGGATGAGATGGTGAGTGAGGGGATACCGATGAGTGTGATCGCAGCAACGAGTCTGATCAAGGGACATTGCAAGAACGGTGACTTGGGTAGCGCTTTGGAGATGTTTCGTAAGATGGAGAAAGAAGGACCGTCTCCGAACCGTGTTACGTTTTCGGTTTTGATAGAGTGGTTTAGTAAGAGCGGGGAGATGGAAAGAGTGCTTGAGTTTTACAAGAAGATGGAAGCTTTAGGTATTACTCCTTCTTCCTTTCAAGTCCACTCGGTGATCCAAGTGTGTTTGAAAGGTCAGAGACCGGAACATGGATTGAAACTCTTTGAAGAGTACTTCGAAACCGGTAGTGCAAATATCTTCATTTGTAACAGTATGTTGTCTTGGCTATGCAAGCAAGGTAAGATAGATGAGACTAAAGACTTGTTAAGGAAGATGGAGAGTAGAGGTCTTGGACCTAATGTGGTTTCTTACAACAACGTGATGCTTGCCCTCTGCAGAACGAAGAGGTTGGACTTGGCTCTTACTGTCTTTTCAGAAATGCTGGAGAAGGATATAAAGCCTAACGACTACACTTACTCCACTTTGATCGACGGGTGTTTCAAGAATCATGATTTTCACAACGCGTGGGAAATCATCGCTCAGATGAACTCTTCCGATATCGAAGTCAACGAGGTTGTGTACCACACGgttatcaatggtttatgcaaAGCTGGTCAGAGTTCTAAAGCGAGAGATATGTTGGAAGATCTGATGAGAGAGAAGCGGGTTTGTGTCGGTTGCATGAGTTACAACACCATCATTGATGGATTTATCAAAGAGAGTAGAATGGATTCTGCGGTTGCAGCTTACAGAGAGATGTGTGGGAACGGTGTTTCACCGAACGTGGTGACTTATACCTGCATGATGGATGGGTTATGTAAAAACAGTAGAATGGATCAAGCGCTGGAGATGAGGAAGGAGATGAAGGAAAAAGGTCTGAAGCTTGATGTTCCAGCTTATGGTGCACTTATCGATGGATTCTGCAAAAAGGGTGAAATGAAAAGTGCATCTGCTCTGTTCTCTGAGCTCTTTAAAGAAGGGTTGAATCCAAACAAAGCTGTTTACAACAGCTTGATATCCGGATTCCGTAATCTTGGAAACATGGAAGCAGCGATTGATTTGTACAAGAAAATGTTGAAAGACGGTCTGAGATGTGATCTGCGGACGTACACAACTTTGGTCTATGGGTTGTTGAAAGAAGGAAACTTGATCATGGCCTTTGGTTTGTACACAGAGATGCAGGGGTTGGATATTGTGGCTGATGAAATCATGTGTTCGGTTATCGTAAACGGTCTTAGCAAGGTGGGACAGTTTGTGGAAGTGGTTAAGATGTttgaggagatgaagaagaatgATGTGACTCCAAATGTGTTTATCTACAACGCGGTGATTGCAGGACATTTTAAAGAAGGAAACCTTGATGAGGCTTTTAGACTTCATGATGAGATGCTTGACAAGGGTCTTGTACCTGATGGTGTTACATTTGATATTCTAGTGAGAGGGAAATATGGAGAATCTCAATGTATTGGTGTAGAAAGTTTGTAG
- the LOC103841409 gene encoding uncharacterized protein LOC103841409 isoform X1 has product MSNCRFLYHNGVVLEAPPVATFLQSLPGAYTTTRTIDSGTSFLFWERHMKRLSSSIRILLDSKPELLFSSGSSSRFWLNQMAHESSVYDLVNGSMSKAMSSVVVKERGRLCGEELAVTVLVNGNAEKLSRLGDEKVVDCLDVWLHIGGYSLGVGEKAASLALVGSGRDVANAKYSDWVRLRTPLEKFRPPSTTELLLSNDGDHLLEGCVTNFFVVCRKKSSSGSLYGESLREFEVQTAPVTDGVLPGVIREIVIEVCLSKGIPYRERAPSWSERELWEEAFITSSLRIVQHVGTIKVPVGSLEALACTKPEEIEWKEKRFEEGPGMITKLIQKAITERGIEEGFPLKDLYD; this is encoded by the exons atgtcgaaTTGCAGGTTTCTCTACCACAACGGCGTCGTTTTGGAGGCTCCTCCCGTCGCTACCTTCCTTCAATCTCTCCCCG GTGCTTATACAACGACGAGAACGATAGACAGTGGGACTAGCTTCTTGTTCTGGGAGAGACATATGAAGAGACTTTCCAGCTCGATTCGTATCCTTTTGGATTCAAAGCCTGAGCTTTTGTTCAGCTCTGGGTCGTCATCGAGGTTCTGGTTGAATCAAATGGCTCATGAGTCGAGTGTGTACGATTTAGTCAATGGGTCTATGAGCAAGGCTATGAGTTCTGTTGTGGTGAAGGAAAGGGGGAGACTTTGTGGAGAAGAGTTAGCTGTAACGGTTCTTGTTAATGGTAATGCGGAGAAGTTGAGTAGGTTGGGTGATGAAAAGGTTGTGGATTGTCTGGATGTGTGGTTGCATATAGGTGGATACTCTTTAGGTGTTGGAGAAAAGGCTGCGAGTTTGGCTTTGGTTGGTAGTGGAAGAGATGTTGCTAATGCTAAGTACTCAGACTGGGTAAG GCTGAGGACGCCTCTGGAGAAGTTTAGACCTCCTTCGACTACTGAGCTTCTTTTGTCGAATGATGGTGATCATTTGCTGGAGGGTTGCGTCACAAACTTCTTTGTGGTTTGCCGCAAG AAGTCATCATCTGGCAGTCTTTACGGTGAGAGTTTGAGGGAGTTTGAAGTGCAGACTGCACCTGTAACTGACGGTGTGCTTCCAGGAGTTATAAGAGAAATTGTCATCGA AGTATGCTTAAGCAAGGGGATTCCATACCGCGAGAGAGCACCTTCGTGGTCTGAGCGTGAGCTTTGGGAAGAAGCCTTCATTACAA GTAGTCTGAGGATTGTGCAGCACGTTGGGACGATTAAAGTACCGGTTGGTTCATTGGAGGCATTGGCTTGTACAAAACCAGAGGAGATTGAATGGAAGGAGAAAAGGTTTGAGGAAGGACCTGGAATGATCACTAAATTAATCCAG AAAGCGATAACGGAGAGAGGAATCGAAGAAGGATTCCCCTTGAAGGACTTGTATGATTGA
- the LOC103841407 gene encoding patatin-like protein 7, translated as MQRARNKPSGGRRTTTASVKHLIKQRGGDTAAAMEAASVDDNSLLTDMQEPSVDTDKLSYEIFSILESKFLFGYDQDPKPEPEPVNSVVVDSVPGSVKNQRGKVCILSIDGGGMRGIIPGKALAYLEHALKSKSGDPNARISDYFDVAAGSGVGGIFTAMLFGSRDGDRPIFKAEDTWQFLTKNAKGLYGSSGSSSLMKRVMRTGSSGSGTGKLKRMMKESFSELTLKDTLKPVLIPCYDLKSSAPFLFSRADALETDGYDFRLWEVCRATWAEPGVFEPVEMKSVDGKTKCVAIGGGLAMSNPTAAAITHVLHNKQEFPFVRGVEDLLVLSLGMGQLLDVSYEYDRIIKWTAKHWSRPAALISNDGAADTVDQAVAMAFGHCRSSNYVRIQANGSSLGPCKPSIDTDPSGSNVNMLVGVAEEMLKQKNVESVLFGGKRIDEQSNFEKLDWLAGELVLEHQRRNSRIAPTVAFKQSVHRADQKTRDKDIGVTARER; from the exons ATGCAAAGAGCACGCAATAAACCAAGCGGAGGAAGAAGAACCACGACGGCTTCCGTCAAGCATTTAATCAAACAGAGAGGCGGAGACACGGCGGCGGCTATGGAGGCGGCTTCGGTTGATGATAACAGCCTCTTGACGGATATGCAGGAGCCGAGCGTGGATACTGACAAACTCAGCTACGAGATTTTCTCCATCCTCGAGAGCAAGTTCCTCTTCGGGTACGACCAAGACCCGAAACCCGAACCGGAACCGGTTAACTCGGTTGTTGTAGACTCTGTTCCTGGATCGGTCAAGAATCAGAGAGGCAAAGTTTGTATCTTGAGCATCGACGGAGGAGGCATGAGAGGGATTATACCGGGAAAGGCCTTGGCTTATCTAGAACACGCTTTGAAATCCAAGTCGGGCGACCCGAATGCCCGTATCTCCGATTACTTCGACGTCGCCGCCGGGTCCGGCGTCGGCGGGATTTTCACGGCGATGTTGTTCGGGTCGAGGGACGGTGACCGTCCGATCTTTAAAGCGGAGGACACGTGGCAGTTCCTTACGAAAAACGCAAAGGGTCTTTACGGGTCGTCGGGGTCTTCTTCGTTAATGAAACGGGTCATGAGAACCGGGTCGTCGGGTTCGGGTACGGGGAAGTTGAAGAGAATGATGAAAGAGTCTTTCTCTGAGCTGACTTTGAAGGACACGCTCAAACCTGTGCTCATACCTTGCTACGACCTTAAAAGCTCTGCCCCGTTTTTATTCTCACGCGCCGACGCGCTTGAGACGGACGGTTATGATTTTCGTCTCTGGGAGGTTTGTAGAGCGACTTGGGCTGAGCCAGGGGTGTTCGAGCCGGTTGAGATGAAGTCGGTCGATGGGAAGACCAAGTGTGTGGCGATAGGTGGTGGTTTAGCTATGAGCAATCCAACGGCGGCTGCGATCACGCACGTGCTGCATAACAAGCAGGAGTTTCCGTTCGTGCGTGGAGTTGAGGATCTGCTTGTGTTGTCTCTTGGTATGGGTCAGTTGCTTGATGTGAGCTATGAGTATGATCGGATTATTAAGTGGACGGCTAAGCATTGGTCTCGCCCCGCGGCTCTTATTTCGAACGACGGTGCTGCCGACACGGTTGATCAAGCTGTGGCCATGGCTTTTGGTCACTGCCGCAGCAGCAACTACGTTCGGATTCAG GCGAATGGGTCGAGTTTAGGACCTTGCAAGCCAAGCATAGACACAGACCCGAGTGGGAGCAATGTGAATATGCTGGTTGGAGTAGCGGAGGAGATGCTAAAGCAAAAGAATGTAGAATCGGTTTTGTTTGGAGGCAAAAGAATCGATGAACAGAGCAATTTCGAGAAGCTTGACTGGTTAGCCGGGGAACTAGTTCTTGAGCATCAAAGGAGAAATAGCAGAATTGCACCAACCGTGGCGTTCAAGCAATCAGTTCATAGGGCAGATCAGAAGACAAGGGACAAGGATATTGGTGTGACCGCCAGAGAACgatga
- the LOC103841408 gene encoding protein disulfide isomerase-like 1-3 — MASSTSMSLLFLLSFLLLATSRAENAANGSDLDEELAFLAAEESKEEQQHHANSHHDQYRDFENYEDLEQGGEFHHGEHEGGGEYHEEEPQLPIVDEKDVAVLTKDNFTEFVGNNSFAMVEFYAPWCGACQALAPEYAAAATELKGVAALAKIDATEEGDLAQKYEIQGFPTVFLFVDGEMRKTYEGERTKDGIVTWMKKKASPSIHNITTVEEAERVLSAEPKVVLAFLDSLVGSESAELAAASRLEDDLSFYQTTSPDIAKLFEIETEVKRPALVLLKKEEEKLARFDGNFTKAAISEFVSANKSPLVINFTREGASLIFENSVKNQLILFATTNESEKHLPTLREVAKSFKGKFVFVYVQMDNEDYGEAVSGFFGVTGTAPKVLVYTGNEDMRKFILDGELTVNNIKTLAEDFLADKLKPFYKSDPVPETNDGDVKIIVGNNFDEIVLDESKDVLLEIYAPWCGYCQSFEPIYNKLGKYLKGIDSLVVAKMDGTTNEHPRAKADGFPTILFFPGGNKSFDPITVDVDRTVVELYKFLKKHASVPFKLAKPSATPEQVITTKKADEKTESDGAKDEL; from the exons ATGGCGTCGTCCACAAGCATGTCTCTCCTTTTCCTTCTCTCCTTCCTTCTTCTCGCCACCTCGCGCGCAGAGAACGCGGCGAACGGCTCAGATCTCGACGAGGAGCTCGCTTTCCTCGCCGCGGAGGAGTCCAAGGAAGAACAACAACACCACGCTAATTCGCACCACGATCAGTACCGCGACTTCGAGAATTACGAGGATCTCGAGCAGGGAGGAGAGTTCCATCACGGAGAGCACGAAGGCGGCGGCGAGTACCACGAGGAGGAGCCGCAGTTACCGATCGTCGACGAGAAAGACGTGGCGGTGTTGACCAAGGATAATTTCACTGAGTTCGTCGGGAACAATAGCTTCGCGATGGTGGAGTTCTACGCTCCGTGGTGCGGCGCTTGCCAGGCTCTTGCGCCCGAGTACGCCGCGGCGGCGACTGAGTTGAAGGGCGTTGCGGCGTTGGCGAAGATTGACGCGACGGAGGAAGGGGATTTGGCTCAGAAGTACGAGATTCAGGGGTTCCCTACGGTGTTCTTGTTTGTGGACGGAGAGATGCGTAAGACCTATGAAGGAGAAAGGACTAA GGATGGGATTGTGActtggatgaagaagaaggccaGTCCAAGCATCCACAACATCACTACAGTAGAGGAGGCTGAGCGGGTTTTATCTGCTGAACCTAAAGTTGTTCTTGCTTTTCTCGACTCCTTAGTG GGATCAGAGAGTGCAGAGCTTGCTGCTGCATCAAGATTGGAAGACGATCTCAGTTTCTACCAAACTACAAGCCCTGATATTGCAAAGCTATTTGAAATAGAAACCGAAGTCAAGCGTCCTGCCTTAGTTTTGCTGAAAAAGGAGGAAGAGAAACTCGCCCGTTTTG ATGGAAATTTCACTAAGGCGGCTATATCAGAGTTTGTGTCAGCCAACAAATCTCCGTTGGTCATCAACTTCACCAGGGAAGGCGCATCACTGATTTTCGAGAACTCAGTGAAAAACCAA CTCATTCTTTTCGCTACGACAAATGAATCAGAGAAGCACCTTCCCACTCTGAGGGAGGTGGCAAAGTCCTTCAAGGGCAAG TTTGTCTTTGTGTACGTGCAAATGGACAATGAGGATTACGGAGAAGCAGTTTCTGGATTCTTTGGTGTTACCGGCACTGCCCCCAAGGTTCTTGTTTACACTGGAAATGAAGATATGAGGAAGTTCATTCTTGACGGTGAGCTGACCGTGAACAACATCAAG aCACTTGCGGAAGATTTCTTAGCAGACAAACTGAAGCCTTTCTACAAGTCAGATCCAGTACCTGAAACC AATGACGGTGATGTTAAGATCATTGTGGGAAACAATTTTGATGAGATTGTTCTTGACGAGTCAAAGGATGTACTTCTCGAG ATATATGCTCCTTGGTGTGGCTACTGCCAATCGTTTGAGCCGATTTACAACAAGCTTGGAAAGTATCTGAAGGGCATCGACTCACTAGTTGTAGCCAAGATGGATGGTACCACCAATGAGCATCCTAGAGCAAAG GCTGATGGGTTCCCAACAATCCTGTTCTTCCCTGGAGGAAACAAGAGCTTTGATCCG ATCACAGTGGATGTTGACCGTACAGTAGTGGAATTGTACAAATTCCTGAAGAAGCACGCTTCAGTCCCGTTTAAACTTGCGAAACCTTCAGCGACACCTGAACAGGTCATCACGACCAAGAAAGCTGATGAGAAGACTGAGAGTGATGGAGCCAAGGATGAGCTGTGA